The following coding sequences lie in one Streptomyces albofaciens JCM 4342 genomic window:
- a CDS encoding rhomboid family intramembrane serine protease, whose product MTNVLIAVCCVLFVIGPASGLNGIYGTGDAVVQAQTVYFERWGVIPRDLWSGSPRALLTPLTALFIHGSWLHLLGNVLFLYVFGGMAESRMGRLPFTLFYLVTGYLALMGYAAAHAASGQTLVGASGAISGVLGAFLYLFPKARVTSLYPFLLFLPLRFPAWIVLLFWFLLQWLAAQRDPSTPGVAYLAHVVGFAVGFLYAWVRYRPAPRPPRGAAAATGSVGSAGTAKQQATEGESQP is encoded by the coding sequence CTCCGGCCTCAACGGCATATACGGCACCGGCGACGCCGTCGTCCAGGCGCAGACCGTGTACTTCGAACGGTGGGGCGTCATCCCGCGCGACCTGTGGAGCGGCTCGCCGCGCGCGCTGCTCACCCCGCTGACCGCCCTGTTCATCCACGGCAGCTGGCTGCACCTGCTGGGCAACGTGCTGTTCCTGTACGTCTTCGGCGGCATGGCCGAGAGCCGCATGGGCCGCCTGCCGTTCACCCTCTTCTACCTCGTCACCGGCTACCTGGCCCTGATGGGCTACGCGGCCGCGCACGCCGCGTCCGGCCAGACCCTGGTCGGCGCCTCGGGGGCGATCTCCGGGGTGCTGGGGGCCTTCCTGTACCTGTTCCCCAAGGCCCGCGTCACCAGTCTCTACCCGTTCCTCCTCTTCCTGCCGCTGCGCTTCCCCGCCTGGATCGTGCTGCTCTTCTGGTTCCTCCTCCAGTGGCTCGCCGCGCAGCGCGACCCCAGCACCCCGGGCGTGGCCTACCTGGCCCATGTCGTGGGCTTCGCGGTGGGCTTCCTCTACGCCTGGGTGCGCTACCGGCCGGCCCCCCGTCCGCCGCGGGGCGCCGCCGCGGCCACGGGTAGTGTGGGGTCCGCCGGAACGGCGAAGCAGCAGGCGACCGAGGGAGAGAGCCAGCCGTGA
- a CDS encoding Lrp/AsnC family transcriptional regulator: MITSIVLIKTSVDRIPEIAEKIAALEGVSEVYSVTGAHDLIAMVRVAQHDELADVIPGRISKIPGVASTETHIAFRTYSQHDLEAAFAIGLDA, translated from the coding sequence GTGATCACTTCGATCGTGCTCATCAAGACCAGCGTGGACCGCATCCCGGAGATCGCGGAGAAGATCGCCGCGCTGGAGGGCGTCAGCGAGGTCTACTCGGTCACCGGTGCGCACGACCTGATCGCGATGGTGCGGGTCGCCCAGCACGACGAGCTGGCGGATGTCATCCCCGGCCGGATCAGCAAGATCCCGGGCGTCGCCTCCACCGAGACGCACATCGCCTTCCGTACGTACTCCCAGCACGACCTGGAAGCGGCCTTCGCCATCGGCCTGGACGCCTGA